In Amycolatopsis coloradensis, one genomic interval encodes:
- a CDS encoding DUF1772 domain-containing protein, giving the protein MATLSEIVLIAAVITAGLIAGLFYAYTCSVMPGLGRADARTYVTGMREINIAILNGWFAIGFGGAPLLAAVAAALHFRSELRSALPWIIAGFVLLLVMLIVTMALNVPLNNALEAGFDGDNTDFEALRTKFEGVWERWNLVRTLAAIGGFGALVGGLIVHVRG; this is encoded by the coding sequence ATGGCGACGCTGAGCGAGATCGTCCTGATCGCGGCAGTCATCACGGCGGGGTTGATCGCGGGCTTGTTCTACGCCTACACGTGCTCGGTCATGCCGGGGCTGGGCAGGGCCGACGCCCGGACGTACGTGACCGGGATGCGGGAGATCAACATCGCCATCCTCAACGGCTGGTTCGCGATCGGCTTCGGCGGCGCGCCGTTGCTCGCCGCGGTGGCGGCGGCGCTGCATTTCCGGTCGGAACTGCGGTCCGCGCTGCCGTGGATCATCGCGGGGTTCGTCCTGCTGCTGGTGATGCTGATCGTGACCATGGCACTCAACGTGCCGTTGAACAACGCGCTCGAAGCCGGTTTCGACGGGGACAACACCGACTTCGAGGCGCTGCGGACGAAATTCGAGGGGGTCTGGGAGCGGTGGAACCTGGTCCGGACCTTGGCCGCGATCGGTGGCTTCGGCGCTCTGGTGGGCGGGCTGATCGTGCACGTCCGCGGCTGA
- a CDS encoding alpha/beta fold hydrolase, giving the protein MAVLDVPGARLHHTVTGSGPALLCIPGGAADSGMFAPIAGLLAAHYTVITYDPRGISRSTLDDPDEDQRIEVHAADALRLLDSVSEEPAVIFASSGGCMQAFELVARHPGRVRTLVAHEPPLTSLLDEQPDIDPDELLHIHREHGVEAAMAKFMADAGFEAGEGDLPPEMRKNFAFFIVHLMAMIGNFTPDYAALKASGTRIVVGVGKESAGQPAHEAAVLAAGRLGVDPTYFPGEHGGFAAEAAAFAPLLREVLDA; this is encoded by the coding sequence ATGGCCGTTCTCGACGTTCCCGGCGCCCGGCTGCACCACACCGTCACCGGCAGCGGTCCCGCGCTGCTGTGCATCCCCGGTGGTGCGGCCGATTCCGGCATGTTCGCGCCGATCGCGGGCCTGCTCGCGGCGCACTACACGGTGATCACCTACGACCCGCGCGGGATCTCCCGCAGCACCCTCGACGATCCCGACGAGGACCAGCGGATCGAGGTCCACGCCGCCGACGCGCTCCGCCTGCTCGACAGCGTGAGCGAGGAACCCGCGGTGATCTTCGCGTCCAGCGGTGGCTGTATGCAGGCTTTCGAGCTCGTCGCCCGCCATCCCGGGCGGGTGCGGACGCTCGTGGCGCACGAACCGCCGCTGACGAGCCTGCTGGACGAGCAGCCCGACATCGATCCCGACGAGTTGCTGCACATCCACCGCGAGCACGGCGTCGAGGCGGCGATGGCGAAGTTCATGGCCGATGCCGGTTTCGAGGCGGGCGAGGGTGATCTCCCGCCGGAGATGAGGAAGAACTTCGCGTTCTTCATCGTCCACCTGATGGCGATGATCGGGAACTTCACCCCGGATTACGCGGCTCTGAAGGCGTCGGGGACCCGGATCGTCGTCGGTGTCGGCAAGGAATCGGCCGGGCAGCCCGCACACGAGGCGGCGGTGCTCGCCGCCGGCCGTCTCGGGGTGGATCCGACCTACTTCCCCGGTGAACACGGTGGTTTCGCCGCCGAAGCCGCCGCGTTCGCTCCGCTGCTCCGGGAGGTACTCGACGCCTGA
- a CDS encoding NmrA family transcriptional regulator gives MTETKNNETVLVLGATGKTGSRVARRLTEQGIEVRKASRPGFDWNDRSTWMAAVTGISAAYVTYYPDLAFPGAAEAIRDFSKLAVEHGVRRLVLLSGRGEEEAVVSEQGVRDSGAEWTVVRASWFAQNFSEHFLLEPVLAGEIVLPAGQVTEPFIDVEDIADVVVTALTTDGHDGEVYEVTGPRLLSFADAAAEIGKASGREIQYVPVSAAEFAAGAAEQGVPEEEIEGLTDLFTRVLDGRNESLTGDVEKVLGRPARDFSVYAAKAAATGVWNQ, from the coding sequence ATGACAGAGACGAAGAACAACGAGACGGTCCTGGTCCTCGGCGCCACAGGTAAGACGGGGAGCCGGGTGGCGCGGCGCCTGACCGAGCAGGGCATCGAGGTCCGCAAGGCGTCGCGTCCCGGGTTCGACTGGAACGACCGGTCGACCTGGATGGCGGCGGTCACCGGGATCAGCGCGGCTTACGTGACCTACTACCCCGACCTCGCCTTTCCCGGTGCCGCCGAAGCGATCCGCGACTTCTCGAAGCTGGCCGTGGAACACGGCGTCCGGCGGCTGGTCCTGCTGTCCGGCCGCGGCGAGGAGGAGGCCGTGGTCAGCGAACAGGGGGTGCGGGACTCCGGTGCCGAGTGGACGGTCGTGCGGGCCAGCTGGTTCGCACAGAACTTCAGCGAGCACTTCCTGCTGGAGCCGGTGCTCGCCGGGGAGATCGTGCTGCCCGCCGGGCAGGTGACCGAACCGTTCATCGACGTCGAGGACATCGCCGACGTCGTGGTGACGGCGCTGACCACCGACGGGCACGACGGCGAGGTGTACGAGGTGACCGGGCCCCGGTTGCTGAGTTTCGCGGACGCGGCGGCGGAAATCGGCAAGGCTTCGGGGCGAGAGATCCAGTACGTTCCGGTTTCCGCAGCGGAGTTCGCCGCAGGAGCGGCCGAACAAGGCGTTCCGGAGGAAGAGATCGAAGGCCTGACCGACCTGTTCACCCGGGTCCTCGACGGCCGGAACGAATCCCTCACCGGTGACGTCGAGAAGGTGCTGGGCAGGCCGGCGCGGGACTTCTCCGTGTACGCCGCGAAGGCCGCGGCCACCGGGGTCTGGAATCAGTGA
- a CDS encoding RNA polymerase sigma factor, which yields MTTDLDAAITRAFREESGQVIATLIRVTGDWDLAEECLQEAFALALRTWPRDGVPAKPGAWLTTAARNRATDRIRREAVGAAKLREAAELNVPAEPERDESGVHDDRLRLIFTCCHPALPLEGQVALALRTLAGLTTAEIARAFLVSEATMSQRLVRVKRKIRTAGIPYRVPPAELLPERTSAVLGMLYLLFNEGYSASVGTDLLRPDLSTEAIRLARILADLMPGEPEVLGLLALLLLHDARRSTRVDGDGTLVSLEDQDRGRWNTAEIAEGTELLESALRRGVPGPYQIQAAIAACHATAAHAAETDWAQIAALYGELLRFVPSPVVELNRAVAVAMADGAEAGLVLVDKLTGSLPGYHLLPATRADLLRRLGRLEEAAGSYREALALAGTDAERAYLSGKLAEIC from the coding sequence GTGACCACCGACCTCGACGCCGCGATCACCCGAGCGTTCCGCGAGGAGTCCGGGCAGGTGATCGCCACCCTGATCCGGGTCACCGGCGATTGGGATCTGGCCGAGGAATGCCTCCAGGAGGCGTTCGCGCTCGCGTTGCGCACCTGGCCCCGCGACGGTGTCCCGGCGAAACCCGGCGCGTGGCTGACGACGGCGGCACGTAACCGGGCCACCGACCGGATCCGGCGGGAGGCGGTAGGCGCGGCGAAACTCCGAGAGGCGGCCGAGCTGAACGTCCCCGCCGAGCCGGAGCGGGACGAGAGCGGCGTCCACGACGACAGGCTCCGGCTGATCTTCACCTGCTGCCACCCCGCACTGCCGCTGGAAGGCCAAGTCGCGCTCGCGCTGCGGACCTTGGCCGGGCTCACCACCGCCGAGATCGCCCGCGCCTTCCTCGTCTCCGAGGCCACGATGTCGCAACGTCTGGTCCGGGTGAAACGGAAGATCCGCACCGCGGGCATCCCGTACCGGGTCCCGCCCGCGGAACTACTGCCCGAACGCACATCCGCGGTGCTGGGGATGCTGTACCTGCTGTTCAACGAAGGCTACTCGGCAAGTGTCGGCACCGATCTCCTCCGGCCCGACCTCTCCACGGAAGCCATCCGGCTCGCCCGGATCCTCGCGGACCTGATGCCCGGCGAACCGGAGGTCCTCGGGCTGCTGGCCCTGTTGCTCCTGCACGACGCCCGCCGTTCCACAAGGGTTGACGGTGACGGCACCCTCGTCTCGCTCGAGGACCAGGACCGCGGCCGCTGGAACACCGCCGAGATCGCCGAAGGCACCGAACTGCTGGAGTCCGCGCTCCGCCGCGGTGTCCCCGGGCCGTACCAGATCCAAGCCGCCATCGCCGCCTGCCACGCGACGGCGGCCCACGCCGCCGAGACCGACTGGGCGCAGATCGCAGCCCTCTACGGGGAACTGCTGCGTTTCGTGCCCTCGCCGGTCGTCGAGCTGAACCGCGCGGTCGCCGTCGCCATGGCCGACGGCGCCGAAGCCGGGCTCGTACTGGTCGACAAGCTCACCGGCAGTCTTCCGGGCTACCACCTGCTTCCCGCGACCCGCGCGGACCTGCTGCGGCGTCTCGGTCGTCTCGAGGAGGCCGCCGGCTCCTACCGCGAGGCGCTCGCGCTCGCCGGCACCGACGCCGAGCGCGCCTACCTGTCGGGAAAACTCGCCGAAATCTGCTGA